Part of the Bacteriovorax stolpii genome, GTCTGTTGGTGAAAATGGAATCAGGCGCCCCATGATCTCTACCGCTTCAAGGCCCTGACTCACGTAAAGGCCTGCACGGTTGTAATCTTTGATGCCTCTGTTTTTGATCTCAAGATTATTGAGATAAAAAAGAATTTCTCCCTCTGTTGATAAGACGAAAGGGAGATTCTGCGACATCGGGAAGTACTCGTTGTAGTGCTTGGTTAAAAGCGTGAGAGTTCCCTGGTTAGTGCTCTTTAAAAGCACTCTGGCATTTCTAGCCGTTTCCATTATTAGCCTTGTGCAAATGTTCCCGGACGACCCTTTGGAATGGCAGCAATTAACTTCTGCGTGTAAGCATTTTTTGGATTGTTGTAGATTGTCTCTGCGTCTGCAAGTTCAACAATCTTCCCGCTGTTCATAACAGCGATTTCATCCGACATGTACTTAACAACTGAAAGGTCGTGAGAAATAAAAATATATGTCAGTCCCATCTCGTCCTGAAGGTCCTGAAGCAGGTTTAATACCTGCGCCTGAACAGACACGTCGAGAGCAGAAACTGATTCGTCACAAATTAAAAATTCTGGCTTTAGTGTAAGAGCGCGCGCAATACAAATACGCTGTCTCTGTCCACCTGAGAACTCATGCGGGTAACGGTTTAGAGCATCGGCCGAAAGACCTACTTTCTCTAAAAGCATTGCCGCTGTTTCCAGACGCTCTTTTTTCGTTCCAATATCGTGGATGACTAGAGGTTCAGTGATGATATCTCCAATCGTCATTCTTGGGTTCATTGACGAGAACGGGTCCTGGAAAATGATCTGCATTTTTCTTCTTAATGCACGCATCTCTTCCGGGTTTTTCTCAACAATGTTTTCTCCCATGTAAATGATTTTTCCTTCAGTCGGTTCAATCAATCTTAGGATTGTTCTTCCAAGAGTTGTTTTCCCGCAACCAGACTCTCCTACCAGACCGAAAGTTCTTCCCTTTCTGATCTTGATTGAAACATCATCAACTGCTTTAAAATCTTTTACCTTGCGGCCAAAGATGCCACCTTTGATTGGGTAGTATTTTTTCAAATTTTGAAGTTCAAGAATCACCGGGTTCTTTGCTTCATCAACTGATCTTGGGACTTTGTAGTCAACCAGTGCTTGATAGAAAGCTTTTTCATCTTTTAGGATTTCATCAACCGTCGGAAGACGTTTTGGATTTTTATCCAGTTTTGGTCTACACGCCAGAAGACCTTTTGTGTATGGGTGTTCTGGATTTTCGAAAAGCTC contains:
- a CDS encoding ABC transporter ATP-binding protein, with amino-acid sequence MSTNQENLIEIRNLNVTFISDGKVVKAVKDLNLNIPHGKTIGLVGESGSGKSVTSLAIMRLLPDHGGIKITGEILYKGQNLLNLSMKEMRQVRGNKISMIFQEPMTSLNPVFTVGQQIDETILLHQDLSREEARKRTIELLTEVGIPDPSNKVNAYPHEMSGGQKQRVMIAMAMACEPELLICDEPTTALDVTIQQQVLNLMIELQKKHKMSMLFITHDLSVVADIADQVAVMYRGDMVEQKTCKELFENPEHPYTKGLLACRPKLDKNPKRLPTVDEILKDEKAFYQALVDYKVPRSVDEAKNPVILELQNLKKYYPIKGGIFGRKVKDFKAVDDVSIKIRKGRTFGLVGESGCGKTTLGRTILRLIEPTEGKIIYMGENIVEKNPEEMRALRRKMQIIFQDPFSSMNPRMTIGDIITEPLVIHDIGTKKERLETAAMLLEKVGLSADALNRYPHEFSGGQRQRICIARALTLKPEFLICDESVSALDVSVQAQVLNLLQDLQDEMGLTYIFISHDLSVVKYMSDEIAVMNSGKIVELADAETIYNNPKNAYTQKLIAAIPKGRPGTFAQG